The genomic segment TAATATGGAACACACAGGCTCACATAATTAGAATTCCCTAGAGATACTCTCTGATTCTCAAGATTTTGCAGTGTACAGGGGTCATGTTTGCTGCTAGCCTTATAAGAAGGGAACAAGGACTACACAAGTGAACATAGTCAATAGAAAAAAAGTTGTGGAGCAGCAGCTCTGCAAGCTTATCTTATCTGACTATGATGTGAAGTTGTGCAAAAAGAACTGCCTGAATAgctcttatacagtggggagaacaagtatttgatacactgccgattttgcaggttttcctacttacaaagcatgtagaggtctgtaatttttatcataggtacacttcaactgtgagagacggaatctaaaacaaaaatccagaaaatcacattgtatgatttttaagtaattcatttgcattttattgcatgacataagtatttgatacatcagaaaagcagaacttaatatttggtagagaaacctttgtttgcaattacagagatcatacgtttcctgtaggtcttgaccaggtttgcacacactgcagcagggattttgtcccactcctccatacagaccttctccagatccttcaggtttcggggctgtcgctgggcaatacagactttcagctcactccaaagattttctattgggttcaggtctggagactggctaggccactccaggaccttgagatccttcttacggagccactccttagttgccctggctgtgtgtttcgggtcgttgtcatgctggaagaccaagccacgacccatcttcaatgctcttactgagggaaggaggttgttggccaagatcacgcgatacatggccccatccatcctcccctcaataccgtgcagtcgtcctgtcccctttacagaaaagcatccccaaagaatgatgtttccacctccatgcttcatggttgggatggtgttcttggggttgtactcatccttcttcttcctccaaacacggcgagtggagtttagaccaaaaagctctatttttgtctcatcagaccacatgaccttctcccattcctcctctggatcatcggcaaacttcagacgggcctggacatgccctggcttgagcagggggaccttgcatgcgctgcaggattttaatccatgactgcgtagtgtgttactaatggttttctttgagactgtggtcccagctctcttcaggtcattgaccaggtcctgccgtgtagttctgggctgatccctcaccttcctcatgatcattgatgccccacgaggtgagatcttgcatggagccccagaccgagggtgattgaccgtcatcttgaacttcttccattttctaataattgcgccaacagttgttgccttctcaccaagctgcttgcctattgtcctgtagcccattccagccttgtgcaagtctacaattttatccctgatgtccttacacagctctctggtcttggccattgtggagaggttggagtctgtttgattgagtgtgtggacaggtgtattttatacaggtaacgagttcaaacagatgcagttaatacaggtaatgagtggagaacaggagggcttcttaaagaaaaactaacaggtctgtgagagccggaattcttactggttggtaggtgatcaaatacttatgtcatgcaataaaatgcaaattaattacttaaagatcatacaatgtgattttctggatttttgttttagattctgtctctctcagttgaagtgtacctatgataaaaattacagacctctacatgctttgtaagtaggaaaacctgcaaaatcggcagtgtatcaaatacttgttctccccactgtatgtacataacaGAGATTGATGTTAGAATTAAATGAAAAACAGAAGATAATGAACTTGATTTAATCAGTCCATTCAGGGTGTAATGTCATCATATCAGTAATGGAAGACAGCATTAGTCCTTCCTTAGAGGAAATATAACCTTGTCCCCAGGCTATTGCACACAGCGCATATAAGCCTGGGACATCATTgattcaaagttggccttagtgACAGTGAACATAGAATTCTATGGGagtgaccttactgagtaaagtatttttCGTTTCATTTTAGCGAATCACACGACTGCAAGGTATAACTCCGTAAACAGAGGTGCACAAGACACGTACAGGGGAGGGTTAGGGGGAAGGTGTTGTAGGAGATGATTGGTTGGTAGATTAAGCCGATTAAGACAATGCGAAGGCCAAGTTCGATGCGTTGGCCCACCAGATGCGTTCATAATGTGTTCATCAAAACAATACACTGAATTTCAACACTCTTGATCAGAGTTCATATTTTCAGTTATTTAGAGGAAATGAATACCAGAGATTTGAAATCTTATTAAGCCAAATTTATTTACAGAGCAAACAAATATGAACTGAAGATAATTATAATATAGAAAGAAAAGAAAAATAAACACTTCGGCACTTTGATCTCATTTCCTGTtgcagctagtcagtcagtccgGGGAGATATTCAACCACCACTGCAAGACAAGATTGCAATTCATTAATATAAAGAGATAAGAATGTTTTTAAATATGAAAAAGCAATCGCCATTAAGGAACACTGCCATCTATCATCATTGTGCAGTCATTGATTTACAGAAGGGCTATTCAACTGCCGGCCCGGTCCAGATCGTGCCCTTTTATCAATTTACACTGGACCCTTGATCAGTTCTAGAacattataatattttttttatgggggaAAATCCCCGCAAAAATCGGATGTTTATTGCCAAAATGACAAATACTACTAGCGCTATTAGTGTAGTTTCTAGCGCTAATGTGGATTGTTGATATTTTTTTCTTCCTATGAATTTTGCTTTAGCGTTAGAATGGTTTGGACTATAGGATCTATTATCaccccattcctgaaagctaagagtctCAGGAACACACGCCTTCTGTTTCCCTCTATGATGCTCACAAGGTAAGCAGGACTTGTTAGAAGGAAGTATGAGAAAAAAGACGGACATAATAACTAGGACTTCTATAGCTTTGAAAATaattagggccgggacgataccagtatcacgatactcatttacatttacatttacgtcatttagcagacgctcttatccagagcgacttacattatttttaaaatttttcatacccccgtgggaatcaaacccacatccctggcgttgcaaacgccatgctctaacaactgagctacatccctgccggccattccctcccctaccctagacgacgctgggccaattgtgcgccgccccattggtctcccggtcacggccggctacgacagagcctggattcgaaccaggatctctagtggcacagaccactgcgccactcgggagatactcGTTAGTATTGTGGCAAAgaaacttctttaggaaaacatccctatttttggaaacaaacataattatgttgtcatccagagtaatatttatttatttcccaagctatagcacacaatattttacatacagccggtctgcttcgtgttttcatttttgccatggaaaaaatattgcgatactagTATTGTCCCGGCCCTGCTAATGACTGTGAAAAATGAATTCAAAGCATACTTCCTGTGGAATAAGGCTACCGGATTGCTATATCTTCATGTGTTATTTCTAACTTTTATTGAGATAATGGCAATAAGGCCAGATTCAAAGGTTTTTAAAATAATTTGTACACTTTTGTTTTATAATATAGAGCATCAAATAGCCTGCTGGTCCATGTTATCACTATCTGTGTGATAGGGCAATAAAGACAAAATGCTTCGTTTTCAAAGGATTAAAAAATGACCTAATTATTTTCAGCAAGATTTAGTTGTTTTATATGGTGTGTGCGTTGTTTTTATTTTATAGAGTTCTTCTGAAGAATAATTGCATGTGGAAAATGTCCAGCCCCATGCAACCACAAAAGTATAGTTGATTAGACTGATTTACAGTAATACTAGGCTACTATTGATTAATACTTACACAATGATGTTGTTGATGGGGATGTGGATGAGTTTGACAAAGAAACCAATGAAGCCCATGATAGCAAAACCTATCGCTGTGGCCATTGCAATCTTTGAGAATTCTGAAATTAAAAAGAACAAAGTTTAATCAGATTTTACATGACCAAATTCAGTTGGCTGCCACCTTACAAAGTTAGGTCAACCAGAGGCTAACAAATCATTGATCAATACATGTACAATATTGTTATTGTAAAACAATGTTGTATGCTACCTTCTGTTAGTGCAAAGCGATTAACCAAAATGTTGgttattttttattgtatttttttaagcTAATTGACCGACATCAGTAacattatttgaattccattttgttcATTTTATTTCTGTGTGCTTAATGCGCACATTgagcagtttctctagagatcaCACAGCCCTGGCTAGATGTGATGTATGTAGTAGTGAGTTGTAGttcaacaggccaatattctacatagttttgtgaagaaaacgtggtaattaactacaatgacgaTAATCCATTGCTtgcctacttgtccggtctgtgtttctttGCCTGCTATGTTAGGTTTGTGTGGggaagacatggagagagagacacgagaggAGAAGAATGCGCGAACGAGAGGGATAGAGTGCAGTTGCTTcatgaggtatctctacctgaaaatacatgaactAAGTGAtggatagttggtattcagcaaaGAAATATATGCCCAGTCAGTTCTATGCACCTATAATGACATCATGCTAGGGAGGGAGGCTTGTGAGAATTCCTTAAAGGCAACTACATTTCATTATATTTACTGTATAAGGGTACCGTGTTTTGTCTAAGAAAACGTTGACCATTTACAACAGCCAAACAGCCAGCCATAAGGGGGCCATTCGTAATAAGGATAAATAACTATGATATAAAATAGATGACCTTTTCTGTCTGGCTTGGTACACCTCTTCACAAGCCTTATAGAGTCCTTCACAAACTGCCGGCTGGGCTCCACAAATTGCATTACTTGGTCCATGTTTGAAAGGTTTTGATCCTAATGGGTGAACAATAAATACAATTTATAAATTAATGTGTAGGTCTACTCAGCAGCATATATACATCTAATACAGTATAAGGTTAGTGTCATTTTGCTGTAGCTCGGTAGCCTATACACCAGTGTAACCCTCCAGTACCATAAACTTCAGGCTTGGGTAGCCTTAATACTTCAACACACTGGTTTGTCACAATGTCTAACATTTCGTGAAGACATTGAAATAGTTACAATCGTGTTAAAATGTAGCCGATACTGCAACTCAGCCAATGAAAGTTAGCTACATTGTTCTTACAATGCATGTCTTGATGCAACTTCTAAAGAACACTATTAACAACACAAAAATAGATAATAGGTAATTCTAGTTGACTTACCGGAGTTCTCTTCTGAATACCTATTTTTGTGACTGCTCTATGTAAAGGCCACGTATGTTCTAAAAGATGACGTCGACTTCGGAGAAATATACGCATGCGCTCAAGGGTAACTCGGATGTGAAGGGGCGACGCAAACTCTGACGCACGCGAAATAGGAAAAATAGAGCCAAGTACATTCTTGGGGGAACAAACCAAACTTTGGTGTCCTGATTAAATCTAGTAAATTTACTTATGAATCAAATAATGCCTAGCGGAATGGCTAAGCTACATGCTGTCCTGAGAACCTCTAAATTGACATTGTAAACCACCGTGCCAGTGATAATTCCGAAAACCACAATAATGTACTTCTCTGAACATAATGCTGAAAAAGAAGGGGAGTGCCTGTTAacctttaaatacattttattgggATTTGCAGCTTGTATGAATACAATTCAAATCCCCTCCTGCCCAGGAATATTTTTTACCAACATAAACATAGGCTAAAAAGGTCCGTCCTCATGCAGACACCCGTAAATCAAATGTAGAACCACCTATTCCTCTACAATGTTTGGAAACCATTTCTAGGCGCAATCATTCAGGCATGGGCTTTGAAGCTGTACAAGATTTAATgcagtcactcactcactagaTGGCAGTAAGGTGCCATGTACTACAGATGGCTGTTTTTCAGAAAACAGTGGGAGCAGTTTCAGCAAACACCTTATTCAAGACCTTGAGTCATTGTTCCTACCCTTACAAAAATTGACCATGGTACTACTATGGTAATTTCATTCATGCCATGGTACCACTATGGTACTTTCCCTTATACCATGGGATAGTTTGAATCATGGAAATGTTCCATGGTTTTAGCATTGAAGTATGATGTTACTGCCATGCACTTAAATAATACTATGGTATTGCATCATTTTTACCATGATATAGATGTGGATCATGGAAATATCATGGTTTTAACCTGCATTATGCATTCTACCATGGTAACGTACAATTATGATAAATGGTACCAAAAATTATCATTTTATGAATTATGCATTTATTAATTGTGCGTTACCATAGTACTGTAACGACCTTGCGTTTATAAGCACTATCGACTCTAAGACGGGAGCATGGTTTTGGGGCACGGTCGATGGCGAGCTGGACTTCGGCCTAGAAGGTTGAGAGTTCGAGACctgctccctgcctgtttcattacattggtgtcagaagtgggtaCAATggcagtacattttacatttacattttagtaatttagcagacgctctaatccagagcgatttacagttagtgagtgcatacatttttcatactggccccccgtgggtacAGTACAATGGCAGTATAatgcattaaataaataaatccccCAAGGTCAAAAGAGGTTGATTGGTATTATATTGATGAATTTATATACCAGTATGGGCAACTTTCTGATAAAGTCAGATGCAGGCTACTATTGTTGGTCCTAGTTTGTCTGTAGCATTAAAGAAAAAGGGAAATAGTTACTGTGAAAAACGGGTCATATTTTCTGTATAGTATCGTTTTTTGCTCATGTTTGGGTTCCCTGTGTTGCAGACCTGAAATGTGGGAGAATGTGAGATATATGGTAGCCTAATCTTTGGCATTTTGTAATCATTTACACTATTTATAGTCAAGAGGTGTTGCGCTCGATCTAGTGGTTGCTTCAAGCGCTCTCTACGTTGGCTCTCACGCTAGCCTGCCTTGTCAGTGAGTCAGTTGAATGAGAGAGCCAAACCAACCAAAAACTGAAGAGAGAAGCACCAGATAAACGAAATATTTTAAACGTTATCATCATGGTGAGCGAGTTATAAAGCATAGGATATGAAACACCAAGTTAAACGGAGTGTGATGATATAATTGTTGTTATTTCTTGATTATGTTTTGATAGTTTAATTCATTTATAAAAGTCCGTTAGCATAGAAGCTAACGCCGGCTAAATTTAGCTCCAGTCAAGCTAGCCTGTCGTCATGGCGATAGGACCAACGAACGTTCACACAGTGTAAACAAAGGGAAACGttgtaacttgctgtttttaGGTACAGGTTGAGAATTACATAATGAAAATGTATCTATGCGATAAGATGATAATTAATACCTTTTTacaatttttgttttattttatgttGGCTATTTAGAATTATATAAGAGTAGCCAAGTCAGTTGAATGAGTGAGAGCCAACTTTAAACTGTATTGAAGAGAGAAGCACCAGATAAACTATTTTAAATCTTCAAGGTTTCAGACTCCCTTCATTCTTCTCACCATACTCTATCCAGGTCCCAATGTTTAAGAGGGTACACTACACTACTAGACCATGTGTGTTGTGGTTTTTCACTATGAGCTAAAGGGGTACTAGGCCTACGCTTTGCCATTGCAGAGCGAGTAGTCAATGTTGCATTATGTCAGTACCATAAATTACAATGTTTTGGTGACTTTTCCCGAAAAAACGGTGGGACACAGACCATCATAATACATTGTAAACAACTACCATGCTTTCATGTTTCACTACATGCTGCTAGTACAAAAacatggtatttttttcattgtACTACCTTGGTTCATGTGTTTTGGTCTACGATGGCAGGAAAATACAATGGTATTTCTACCAGTACCATGGTAATTTCCTGCCATGGTAGTGACCAAAAAAACATGATAGTACCATGGTAGTCTTTCATTATACTACCatggtacatttttgtaagggtaTACATGTCCAGTACAAAAAGTTCTGTATTATGGCTGGCACAATTACCATATAACCGTGTAACCAACGGTATGGATGAAGACGGTCATGAAAATGAAATAACCTTCATAAACATGTAaaccgttttttgttgttgttgaaagaaCAGTTGACTGAAAACGGACACTGGCATTCATGGGGTTGGGTCCGTTTCTGTGGTAACATGGACTCTTAATAATGTGCTAAAACAAGCAAGGGGTTGTAGCAAATGAGCACACATAGAAAGGTGCCAGCAAGGTGTAGCAGCAGCACACAGAAATATAATCTATGGAGGAGAGGAAAAAATgtggttaaaaaatatatatatacagtaccagtcaaaagtttggacacacatactcatcaaaactataaaataacacatatggaatcatgtagtaaccaaaaaagtgttaaacaaatcaaaatatatgttatatttgagattcttcaaagtagccaccctttgccttgatgacagctttgcacactcttggcattctctcaaccagcttcatgagatagtcacctggatttcaattaacaggtgtgccttgttaaaagttaatttgtcaaattgatttccttcttaatgcgtttgagccaatcagttgtgttgtgacaaggtaggggtggtatccatattatggcaagaacagctcaaataagcaaacagaaacgacagtctatcattactttaagacacaaaggtgagtcaatacggaacatttcaagaactatgaaagtttcttcaagtgcagttgcaaaaatcatcaagcgctattatgaaactggctctcatgaggaccgcgaaaggaaaggaagacccagagttacctctgctgcagaggataagttcattagagttaactgtaccccagattgcagcccaaataaatacttcacagagttcaagtaacagacacatctcaacatcaaccgttcagaggagactatgtgaatcaggccttcat from the Coregonus clupeaformis isolate EN_2021a chromosome 14, ASM2061545v1, whole genome shotgun sequence genome contains:
- the LOC121580960 gene encoding protein transport protein Sec61 subunit gamma; this translates as MRIFLRSRRHLLEHTWPLHRAVTKIGIQKRTPDQNLSNMDQVMQFVEPSRQFVKDSIRLVKRCTKPDRKEFSKIAMATAIGFAIMGFIGFFVKLIHIPINNIIVGG